The Mucilaginibacter rubeus genomic interval ACCTTAAATCATTCGCAAAGCGTATCACAACCGGAAATTTTGAAGATGATATGCCCAAAATTGCTGATTGCGATTGGGTGATAGAAGTAGTGGTTGAGCGGTTGGATATAAAACAGCAGGTGTTTGAAACGGTAGAAAAGTACCGCAAGCCCGGAACGCTGATCACTTCAAATACATCAGGCATCCCGATACATTTAATGGCTGAAGGCAGGAGCGATGATTTTAAAAAACATTTTTGCGGCAGCCATTTTTTTAACCCGCCGCGGTATTTAAAACTACTGGAAATCATTCCTACAAAAGATACCCTGGCAAGTGTTGTTGACTTTTTGATGGAGTACGGCGCAAAATACCTTGGAAAAACCACCGTATTAGCCAAAGATACGCCGGCATTTATCGGCAACCGCATCGGGGTTTTTAGCATCATGAGTGTTTTGCATTATGTGGAGCAAACCGGTATGACCGTTGAAGAAGTTGATAAGCTCACAGGGCCGGTAATAGGCCACCCTAAATCGGCCACGTTCCGTACCAATGATGTGGTGGGTTTGGATACCATGGTGCATGTTGCCAATGGCCTTTACAAAAACGCGCCCGGCGATGAGGCCAGGGAATTATTCAAGGTCCCGGAATTTGTAGATGGAATGGTGAAAAATAACTGGCTGGGCAGTAAAACAGGTCAGGGGTTCTACAAAAAGGAGAAAGGTGAAGGAGGAAACCAGTTTTACGCGCTTGATCTGAAAACGCTTGAGTACAAACCTTCCCAAAAAGTAAAATTTGCCTCGCTTGAAACTACAAAAGCGGTTGATAATCTCCGGGATAGACTTAAAATCCTGGTTTCAGCAAAAGACAAAGCCGGCGACTTTTACCGGGCCACCTTTTACCAGTTATTTGCTTATGCCAGTAACCGCATCCCCGAAATAGCCGACGAACTTTATAAAATAGATGCTGCTACCAATGCAGGCTTTGGCTGGGAACTGGGCCCTTTTGAAAAATGGGATGCGCTTGGCCTTGAGGATACAGTAAAAGCTATGGAAGCTGCAGGGCATAAACCTGCTCAATGGGTATATGATATGCTTACGGCCGGTGCAAAAAGCTTCTATAAGGTGGAGGATGGTAAACGCCTGTACTATGATATCCCATCAAAAAGCTACAAAATAATTCCGGGTACGGAGGGTCTTATCTTACTCAATAATATCCGCGAAACCAATACAGTTTGGAAAAACAGCGATACTACCATTACCGATATCGGCGATGGCATCCTGAACCTTGAATTTCATACCAAAATGAATACGATAGGCGGCGAGGTGATTGAAGGTATAAATAAAGCAATTACCCTTGCCGAAGCAAGCTACCGGGGATTGGTTATATCAAACGAGGGGGCAAATTTCAGCGCTGGGGCTAACGTAGGCATGATATTCATGATGGCTGTTGAGCAGGAGTTTGACGAGTTGAATATGGTGATCAAAGCCTTTCAGAATACGATGATGCGGATCCGTTATTCATCTGTACCGGTTGTAATAGCCCCTCATCAAATGGCCCTGGGTGGTGGCTGCGAAATGTGCCTGCATGCCGATAAGGTGGTAGCACATGCCGAACTGTATATGGGCCTTGTTGAGTTTGGCGTTGGCTTGATACCGGGCGGCGGAGGGACAAAGGAATTTGCCCTTCGTCTGTCAGACGAACTTCAGGAGGGCGATGTAGAACTCAATAATTTCCGTGATCGTTTTTTAACCATCGGCCAGGCTAAAGTATCTACTTCGGCTTATGAGGCTTTTGAGTTTGGCTACCTCAAAAAGGGAAGGGACGTTGTCGTGGTATCACGAGAAAGGTTACTTGCCGAAGCCAAACAACAATGCCTGCAGATGGCTAACGAAGGGTACGTGCAGCCTATTCCGCGTGGCGATATCAGGGTACTGGGCAAACAGGCCCTGGGCCTGGGCTACGTGGGTGCCAATTCTATGTATAGCGGCAATTACATCAGCGAGCATGATGTGAAGATCTCGCAGAAACTGGCCTATGTACTTTCAGGGGGCGATCTGTCCCAACCTTCAATGGTGAGCGAAGAATATTTGCTCGGATTGGAGCGTGAAGCATTTCTTTCGCTTTGCACTGAAAAGAAAACGCTCGAGCGGATCCAATCCATTTTAACTGGCGGAAAAGTATTAAGGAACTAAATTTCAATAAGTATAAAATCTCAATAAAATGAACGCATATATAGTGGCAGCCAGCCGCAGTGCTGTTGGAAAAGCTACCCGGGGCGGGTTCAGGTTTACCCGTCCGGATACGCTTGCAGCGGATGTTATCAGGCATCTGCTGGCGTCGGTGCCTAACGTGGATAAAGAACAGATAGACGATGTGATAGTAGGCAATGCTACACCGGAAGCTGAACAGGGATTGAATGTTGCCCGCCTGATTTCATTAATGGCACTTGATACCGATAAAGTACCCGGCATGACAGTAAACCGCTATTGTTCGTCAGGTTTGGAAACGATTGCCATCGCATCAGCAAAAATACACAGCGGTATTGCCGATTGTATTATTGCCGGTGGTGTAGAAAGCATGAGCCTGATCCCGATGGGGGGCTGGCGCATTGTTCCAAACGCCGATATTGCCCTTGCCCACCCTGATTATTACTGGGGTATGGGCCTTACTGCCGAAGCCGTTGCCAGGGAATATCACATCAGTCGCGAAGAGCAGGACCAGTTCGCGTATAATTCTCACCAAAAAGCTATCAGTGCCATTAAGGAAGGCAAATTTAAAGATGAAATAGCACCGGTAAACATTGTGGAAACCTATGTAGATGAGAGCGGCAAAAAAAAGAAACGAGAATTTAAGGTAGATACAGATGAAGGTCCGCGCAGCGATACCTCAATTGATGCACTGGCTAAGCTTAAACCCGTGTTTGATGCAAAAGGTGTGGTTACTGCAGGCAACTCGTCGCAAACCAGCGATGGGGCTGCCTTTGTGATGGTGGTTAGCGAACGCTTTCTGAAACAGAATAACCTTAAACCCATTGCCCGGCTAATTAATTATGCCGTTGCGGGTGTGCCGCCCCGGATCATGGGGATTGGTCCGCTGGTGGCAATCCCCAAAGTGTTAAAAATGGCCGGAATGAAGCAGCAGGATATTGAGCTGATAGAACTGAATGAAGCCTTTGCTTCACAATCGTTGGCAATAATAAAGGGATTGGGGCTTAACCCTGACATTGTAAATGTGAACGGCGGTGCGATATCACTTGGTCACCCGCTTGGCTGCACCGGGGCCAAACTTTCTGTTCAGCTTTTTAACGAATTGAAAAGACGGGAAAAAAAGTATGGTATGGTTACCATGTGCGTGGGCACCGGGCAGGGCGCTGCAGGTGTATTTGAACTGTTATAGGAAATTACCATTATCTAAATAATTGCTGCAAACATGGAAAAGGCGACAAGATTGTTTGATTGCATGATTGCCCAGGCCAAAGAGCCTAAGGCGGATCTTTTGAATGCAAAAGAGAATGGTTCGTGGAGATCTTACAGCACCGAAGAAGTGCATACGATGATCAACCAGCTATCCGCGGCTTTGCTGGATCTGGGAGTTTCGGGTGGTGATGGTACAACCGAAGGTCGCGATAAAATAGGGCTGATAAGCAACGGCCGGCCCGAATGGATAATAACCGACCTGGCAGTGCAGCAAACGGGTGCCATATTAGTGCCGCTTTACCCTAATACCGGTACTAAGGAAATTGAACAGATCCTGAACGAAGCTGAGGTTAAATATGTATTTGTAAGCAGTAAAGATTTATGCGATAAGGTTAAAGAGGTACATTTAAATATCCCCTCACTAAAAGCCATTTTTACTTTCGATAGCATTGAGAGTTGTAATCATTGGGTAACATTGCTTAAGCCCTTAAAAGATGGCGCTCTGCAAAAAATACAGCAAATAACCGATCACATCATTGAGGATGATGTGGCAACTATCATTTATACGTCGGGCACTACCGGCCGGCCTAAAGGGGTAATGCTTACGCATAAAAATATCATGACCAATGCAATGGCATCCGGCGATATCCTTACCCGAATCCCGCTGAATGAAAAACGTGTTTTGAGCTTTTTACCGCTAAACCACATTTTTGAAAAGATGTGTACATACGTGTATCTCTACTACGGTTTTTCTATTTACTATGCAGAAAGCATGGATACCATAGGCGCAAATATGAAAGAGGTAAAACCTTCCCTTTTTACCGCTGTGCCCCGCTTGCTCGAAAAGGTGTTTGAGAAAATTATGGTGCAGGGCCAGAAGCTGACCGGTATTAAAAGGAAGATCTTTTTCTGGTCGGTAAGAGTGGCCGAAGCGTATGAAATTAATAATTCCAGCCTGTGGTATAAGATCAAGCTGGCCATAGCCGATAAATTGGTTTACAGTAAATGGCGCGATGCTATTGGCGGAAATATAAACGCCATAGTGGTTGGTAGTTCGGCTTGCCCAATTAAGCTGGAGAAAATTTTCACCGCAGCTAATATTGTTATCATGGAAGGTTACGGGCTTACCGAAACCTCGCCGGTAATTGCTGTTAACTGCTATCAGAAAAGTGACAGAAAATTTGGCACCGTAGGCCGTTTGCTGAGTGGTGTGCAGGTGAAGATAGCGCCTGATGGCGAGATCCTTTGTAAAGGCCCCAATGTTATGCTCGGGTATTATAAAAATCCTGACCTTACTGCAGATGTACTGGAAGGCGGATGGTTCCACACCGGCGATATAGGTGAGCTGGATAAAGATTCATTCCTGAAAATAACTGACCGTAAAAAAGAGATCTTTAAAACCTCGGGCGGTAAATACGTAGCTCCGCTACCCATCGAAAATAAAATGAAGGAGAATTATTTTATTGAGCAGATGATGGTTGTTGGATCAGAAAGGAAATTTGTTGCAGCATTGATCGTACCATCTTATACGCACTTAAACCCCTGGTGTAAGGAAAATGGCATCACTTTTTCATCCAAAAATGAATTGGTTAAAGATGCAAGGGTGATCAAACTGTATCAATCAATTATCGATAACTATAATCCCGAATTTAACCACGTAGAACAGGTGAAGAAGATATCCTTGCTTCCCAACGAATGGTCGATAGACAGCGGCGAACTTACACCAACCGGGAAAATGAAACGGAAGGTGATCACCGAAAAATACAAAGCCGAAATAGATAAAATGTATCCCTGCGAAGTGAGCGAGGATCCCACTCTTGTAAACTGATTAACCGGATGAATACATTTCAAACAACAATACAGGGCAGGTTGGTTACAATTGCGCTAAACCGGGGCCGGTCAAATGCCATTAATCATGAAATGGTTAAAGAGCTTGATGCCTGTATAAAAACACTGGAGAGTGATGATAACGTGGGCGGTGTTATTTTAACCGGGAAGGAAGGCTTTTTTTCGTCAGGGATTGATCTGATTGAGGCCTATGATTACAACGAAGAACAAAGCCGTCAATTCTGGATAGACTTTTTAGCCCTACAAAATAGGTTGGCAGCTTTCAGGAAGCCAATAGTGGCCGCCGTAAGCGGGCACAGTCCTGCCGGGGGCTGTGTATTAGCTATTTGCTGCGATTACCGGATAATGGCAGAGGGTGCATTTATCATAGGGTTAAATGAGGTACCGGTTGGCATTATCGTTCCTGATAGTGTTTTTAATTTATATGCCTTTTGGCTTGGTCAGCGTAAGGCTTATCAATATTTGATGGAGGGTAAGCTGCTCCAGGTAAATGAAGCTTTGGAAGCCGGGCTTATCGACGCAGTTGTTTCACCGGACAAGCTAATGAACGCGGCAACAGAGAAGGTAACGGCTTATATGAAACTGAACCCCGTTACCTGGACTGAAAGCAAATTGAATTTACGAAAAGACTTGACAGGTAAATTAAGGGCCGACCAAACCGAGACATTGAATAAAATGCTGAAGCAATGGTGGGCGCCTGAAACCCGGCAAGGCCTGCAGATGATGATCCAGAATTTAAAATCAAAAAATACAGCTGTTAAATAATTGACGATGACCGATCCGACAACTTTAAATGATTCAGCAAACCATAATCCTGCAAAAAGCGGAATGTTAAGGGATGACGCCCTGAAAGGTAAAACCATTATTGTAACCGGGGGAGGAACAGGTTTGGGCAAGGCAATGGGGACTTACTTTTTGCATTTAGGAGCTAACCTGGTAATCACAAGCCGTAAATTAGAAGTACTGCAGCAAACAGCTTCTGAAATGAAGGCAGAAACCGGTGGTAAGGTACTGCCAATAGCCTGCGATGTGCGGAAATATGATGAAGTTGAAAAGATGCTGCAACAAGCCGTTGAAGAGTTTGGACAAGTTGACGCACTGTTGAATAATGCAGCAGGTAATTTCATTTCGCCTACTGAGCGTTTATCAGCAAATGCATTTTCAACCATCATTGATATCGTTTTAAAAGGTTCGGCCAATTGTTCGCTGGCCTTGGGTAAATATTGGATCAGGGAGAAAATGCCCGGTACTATATTGAATATTATTACCACTTATGCCTTTACAGGTTCGGCTTATGTTGTGCCGTCGGCCTGTGCTAAGGGCGGTGTACTGGCCATGACAAGGTCTTTAGCAGTTGAATGGGGCAGGCATGGTATCCGAGCCAACGCCATTGCGCCGGGGCCGTTTCCTACCAAAGGGGCATGGGAAAGGCTGTTGCCCGGAGATATGGCCCAGAAGTTCGATTTTAAAAACAGGGTTCCGCTTAAACGGGTAGGGGAACACCAGGAGTTGGCAAACCTGGCCGCCTTTTTAATATCTGATTTTTCAGGATATATCAACGGAGAAGTAATTACTATCGATGGCGGGGAGTGGCTACAAGGGGCCGGTCAATTCAGCGGGTTTGAAGCTATACCGGACGAAATGTGGGATAACATTGAGAAAGCTACGCGGTCGGCGTAGGGGTGAATTTAATGTTCGTCTTAATTATCGTGACGGAGTTTACTCCACAATTATCGCAGAAGTATTAAAAATAAAAAGCCCCGATACAGGCATGTATCAGGGCTTTTGTACACCATACGATACAAATTTCGGGCCATTTTTTAGAAGACATTGAGCTTTTAGGGCGTTTAAACGCATGAAATGAGATAGACGAAGGGAAGTTTATCGAATCATTTCGTTTCTGATTTACTAATTATTTACGACCATTTTGATAAACCAATAATCGTAAACCATTAAACACAACCACCAGCGTTGAACCCTCGTGCCCGATTACCGCCGGCCCAATGCCCGATATGCCCAAAATAGTTAATGGTATTAAAACAGCCACCATACCCAAACTGATCACAAGGTTTTGTTTAATCACTCGGCGGGATTGGCGGCTTAGCCCAATAGCAAACGGCAGGTTATCCAGTCGATCAGCCATCAAAGCAATATCTGCTGTTTCTAAAGCCACATCGGAACCTGCCGCCCCCATTGCTATGCCAACAGTACTTTTCGCCATCGCAGGAGCATCATTCACACCATCACCGATCATGGCAACCTGCTTTTCCCTTTTGATGAGATCTTCAATTGCTTTTACTTTATCTTCAGGCAGCAAACCGCCCATAGCATCAGTGATTCCTATTCGCTTAGCAACAGCTTCAGCTACCTGCTGATTATCACCAGTTAGCATAATCATTCGCTTAATACCCAATTCTTTTAATTCAGCTAACGTCTTTTTCGCTTCTTTACGAGGCACATCCATTAAGGCTATCATTCCGATAATTTCACCGTCCTGTTCAATCAACATGGTTGTGTTTCCCTCATTCTCAAGCTTTTCAACCTGTTTGTTTATTTCATCTGATAGTTTTTTAAAAAGGCTGCGATTGCCGATGACAATCTTTTTATTGCCTACAGTAGCTTTTACGCCATGCCCGGTAACAGCTTGCAGGTTTTTAGCAGACGGAATATCTTTTTGCTTTAAACGTTCCAAACCGCCTTTAACGATGGCAGCAGCTAATGGGTGATCGCTTAGCTTTTCGACAGCAATGGCAATTTCTAAAACTTCATCTTCCGACAATTTCCCTAAAGCGACTACACCTGTTAATTGTGGCTTACCTTCTGTAAGCGTACCTGTTTTATCAAAAGCAATAGCTGTTAAGCCCCCCAATTGCTCTAATGGGCCGCCACCTTTGATGAGTACTCCACTACGTGCTGCGCGGGCTATGGCGCTCAACACGGCACTTGGCGTAGAGATCGCTAACGCACACGGACTGGCAGCAACTAATACTGCCATCGCCCTATAAAAGCTTTTACTGAACGGTTCATCAATAACGAGATAGGCGAATAACAGGATCACGACCAGGATAAGTACAGCCGGAACATAATACTTTTGAAGTTTATCCGTAAATAATTGGGTAGGTGATTTTTGCGCCTCCGTATCATTCACCAGTTTAACTAACCTGGATAGCGTGGAATCAGCTGCCAATCTTGTTACTTTAACTTCGAGTACCTGGCTGCCGTTAATTGTTCCGGCAAACACCTTGTTCTCAGCTTTCAGAGATTTATCATCATAATCTTTTTCAGGGTCGCTAACTGGGGATTTATCTACCGGTACGCTTTCACCCGTAATCGGCGCTTGGTTTACACTGCTTTCGCCTTTAATAACCGCCCCATCAGCAGATATCTTACTGTTAGGTTTAATGATGATAATATCGCCTAAAACCAATTCTTCGATAGGAACCTCGGATTCCTTGCCATCCCGGCGCACAATAGCCGTTTTTGGAGCGAGGTCGGCTAATGCGGCGATTGATTTGGTCGCTTTGCCCATTGCGTAATGTTCCAGCGAATGGCCGAAACTAAACAGGAATAACAACAATGCGCCCTCTGCCCATTGGCCCAGAAATGCTGCACCAACAGCAGCGATCAGCATTAAAAAGTCTATTTCAAACTGACCTTTGCTGATAGCCTCGAAAGCTTCTTTGGTGGTAAAGAATCCGCCAAAGAAATATCCAATGGCATATAAGATCGTACTGGTTAACGGTGGTAAAGAATGGATATATGATAGTCCGAATCCTAAAGCCAGGAACACACCTGAAAGGATCGCAAATATTAATTCGGTATTCTTGCCAAAGATGCCACCATGTTCGTGCCCCGCTTCGTTCTCGTCGTGTTGATGATCGTGCTTTTCTTCTTTTTCTTTTGCCGGTGATATATCAATCCTCGGTTGCTTTGCATCGATGGGTTTTTCTTTATGCTGTTCCTTTTTCATAGGTTCTGATTCATTATTATTTTATCAAAATTAAGCGGGCACCGCCTGCAATCGTAGTGCATTATTTCTTACATGCTGCACATAGCCCTTTTACTAAAAGGTTGATCTCCTGCCTGTCATAGCCGTCCGGTAGCATAATTTCCGGTATATGGGTTCTTGGCAGGCAATGTGTTTCTTTACAATTAATGCAATAAAAATGTATGTGCAGGTCATGGTGGCCATTGGCTGTGCAATCCGGCTGGCAGAGGGCGAATTTGGTGACTCCTGTGCCATCTTCGACCCGGTGCACTAATCCGTGTTCTTCAAAAGTTTTAACGGTTCGGTATAAAGTCACCCGATCTGTTTTTTTTAGGCTAACCTCCATGTCAGTCAGGCTTACTGCGCTGGTTTGCTTCAGCAAATAGTCCAGCACAACCAACCGCATTGCGGTTGGCTTGATCTGTTTTTCCTGTAATTGCTTTTCTAATTCCTTCATGGCTTATTCTTCTTCGCCGCTGCCTGCCGCTTTTGATTGTAAATAAAATGCCCCTTTAGTGGCGATCTGCACTCCGGCAGGTAAAGCACTTAAAGGGGTAATCTGGATATAGCCGAGTTCGGCTACACCCGTTGTAACTTCAGTTTTTGTAAAAATGGTCTTGCCATCTTTGGCATGGGTTGCGGTAATAAAAATGTATTGCTTTCCTTCCGAGCGAACTACCGCATCGACAGGCACCGCATCGGTTAGCTTGCTGCCGGTACTGATAAGCGCGGTAACATACATGCCGGGAATCAGGTTCTGATGCGCTTTGTTGTTAATGACCGCGTGAACAATTACACCTTTACTTTCATTTTCAAATGATTTATTGATTCCATTGATGGTGCCATTGATGACCTGGTTATTTTGGTTTGTCAATTGGAAGCTTACTTTCTGACCAACTTTGACCGCCATCAGGTCTTTTTCAAAAACGGTCAGATCGCAATGAATCTTGGAATTGTCTACCACTTCCATAATAGAGGTACCCGGTTGAACAAATGCGCCTGTATTTGCAGTAATCGTACCAACTGTACCGCTAATAGGCGATAAAACAGGGAATTGGGAAACGATATTGCCGCTGGTGATTCTGCCTGGGGAGACCCCCAATTGCCTTAATTGGCTTTCGTAGGCCGTAAGCCGGGAACGCTCCGCGTTGTAGGTCGCTTCTGAAGATTGAAAGGACTTACCGGTACCTGCACCTGCGGCTTTCAATTGACTCTGGCGGTCATATTCTGCCTGTACATAGGTGAAGTTGTTCTTAGCTGCCAAATAATCCTGCTGTATTTTGATTAAGTCCTGGTTTTTGATCGTTGCCAATACCTGACCCTTTTGCACTTGCTGACCTTCCAGTACGTTAATATTGCCAATGATTCCGCCCGACAGGATACTGACATCGGCTTTGTTTTGCGGTGGTACGGCCAATTGTCCATTAGCCTTGACGACGGCATCCAGGTTCTTTTGCTCAATCGGGCCTATGGTAATACCTACAGATTTCATCTGCGCATCAGATAGTTCCAATCCGTTTTCTTTATCCTTAGTCTCTGCTTTAGGGCTTTCCTTCTCTTTGTTTTCTGAACCTCCCGAACAGGAAGTCAATAGCGCCCCTGCGATCAGCAGAATGGCTCCGTATATTTTATATGCTTGATAATTCATGTTATTCTCCTCTTAAATATTGTAATTGAATAGCAGACTGGTTCAATCGGCTAACCGCTTCGACATAAGCTAATTTGGTTTGCACGGCGGCAGATATGTTTTGAATATATTCGATATAACCGATCTCACCCAGGTTAAAAGAAACTTGCGTAATGCGTAGTTGCTCATCGGCTTGTTTTAGACCTCCGCTGGTGTAATAATCGACTGCCTGCCTGAATTTTTGGTATTGCTGTATTTCCTGCTCGTATTGTAGCCGCACCTGGCTCTGCGCATTTTGATAATTTGCCTGGGCGATCTGGCCGGATATTTTCTCGGCCTTTACGCGGGAACGGTTGGCCCCATTGAAAATTGGCAACGCTACTCCGAACTGAATACCGGCGATGCGGGTACCGGGGAAATAACTACGGTCAATACCAGCCGGGTTAAATCCGGAGATCAGCAATTGTTGATTGTAGCCAAGCTTTAGGTCAGGCATTCCTTTCGATTTTTCGACCGCAATACGGGCATTGGCCACTTCAATGTTTTGTAGCTCCGCATTCACCTGCGCATTACCACTGGTATTGATGGTGTCGTTGGGTGTGGTTAAAAGCAGCGGTAATTTACTTTCTGCTATCAAAATAGGTTCATTCGTATTCAGCAGTTGCTTTAAAGCCAACTCATTGCTTTTCAGATCAGCTTGTATGCCTATTTTCAAGGCCTGCACCTCCTGGTATTTATTTTTGGCGCTGAACAATTCCAAGTTAGAAGTTTCACCGGTCTTTAACCTGACCACGGCACGTTTCACGAAACCGTTATAAATGCTGTCCTGGTAGTTTAATATGCGCAGCATTTCCCGGTTAAGGAGATAGGCATAGTAAGCATTACGGACATTACGGGTGACTTCCATGCGGGCAATATCACCAGTCCGCTCTGCAAGTATCGTTTGCTGATTTAATAACTTTCGCTGGTTTTTATATAAACCCGGCCAGGCAATATTTTGGGTGATACCGATGGCATTATCTATATTGCCCCCGCTGGTTGGGTCTTGCGTTATGGTGAGGTCGGTTTTTGGAATATCAGTACCTGATTTTTGCAGGACGCGGCTTTGTTCTACGGAAAGTCTGGCAGAGCGTATTTGCAAGTTATTGCGCAGCGCTTTCGCAATGGCGCTATCCAACGTCAAAGGTGGGTTGCCTTGCGCTTGTGAGCGACTCGGTTGTAAAAGCAACGCACCACCAATGATAAACAGTGCTACTAAGACTTTTGGCGCTTTAATGCGAATCGTTTCCTTGCGGTTGAATAAAAGATAAAGGCAAGGCAATACGAACAGCGTTAAAAATGTTGCAGTAATTAATCCCCCGATCACAACGGTAGCTAATGGCTTTTGAACTTCCGCACCGGCGCTGGATGATAAAGCCATCGGCAAAAAACCCAAAGAAGCTACCGAGGCAGTCATCAACACAGGCCGTAACCGTGTTTTTGTCCCCTCTAAGACCCTATCATAGATATTATCCCAGCCTTCTTCTTTTAACTGGTTGAAATAGCCGATCAGTACAATACCATTGAGTACCGCTACGCCAAACAAGGCAATAAAACCAACCCCGGCCGATATACTAAAAGGCATACCACGTAACAGCAAAGCAGCCACGCCACCCATTGAAGCTAATGGCACC includes:
- a CDS encoding enoyl-CoA hydratase/isomerase family protein, with the translated sequence MNTFQTTIQGRLVTIALNRGRSNAINHEMVKELDACIKTLESDDNVGGVILTGKEGFFSSGIDLIEAYDYNEEQSRQFWIDFLALQNRLAAFRKPIVAAVSGHSPAGGCVLAICCDYRIMAEGAFIIGLNEVPVGIIVPDSVFNLYAFWLGQRKAYQYLMEGKLLQVNEALEAGLIDAVVSPDKLMNAATEKVTAYMKLNPVTWTESKLNLRKDLTGKLRADQTETLNKMLKQWWAPETRQGLQMMIQNLKSKNTAVK
- a CDS encoding acetyl-CoA C-acyltransferase; amino-acid sequence: MNAYIVAASRSAVGKATRGGFRFTRPDTLAADVIRHLLASVPNVDKEQIDDVIVGNATPEAEQGLNVARLISLMALDTDKVPGMTVNRYCSSGLETIAIASAKIHSGIADCIIAGGVESMSLIPMGGWRIVPNADIALAHPDYYWGMGLTAEAVAREYHISREEQDQFAYNSHQKAISAIKEGKFKDEIAPVNIVETYVDESGKKKKREFKVDTDEGPRSDTSIDALAKLKPVFDAKGVVTAGNSSQTSDGAAFVMVVSERFLKQNNLKPIARLINYAVAGVPPRIMGIGPLVAIPKVLKMAGMKQQDIELIELNEAFASQSLAIIKGLGLNPDIVNVNGGAISLGHPLGCTGAKLSVQLFNELKRREKKYGMVTMCVGTGQGAAGVFELL
- a CDS encoding 3-hydroxyacyl-CoA dehydrogenase/enoyl-CoA hydratase family protein, with protein sequence MDAKRIIKKVAVLGSGVMGSRIACHFANVGVQVLLLDIVPKDAPPADKKVRNKIVNDALDFTLKSNPSPIYLKSFAKRITTGNFEDDMPKIADCDWVIEVVVERLDIKQQVFETVEKYRKPGTLITSNTSGIPIHLMAEGRSDDFKKHFCGSHFFNPPRYLKLLEIIPTKDTLASVVDFLMEYGAKYLGKTTVLAKDTPAFIGNRIGVFSIMSVLHYVEQTGMTVEEVDKLTGPVIGHPKSATFRTNDVVGLDTMVHVANGLYKNAPGDEARELFKVPEFVDGMVKNNWLGSKTGQGFYKKEKGEGGNQFYALDLKTLEYKPSQKVKFASLETTKAVDNLRDRLKILVSAKDKAGDFYRATFYQLFAYASNRIPEIADELYKIDAATNAGFGWELGPFEKWDALGLEDTVKAMEAAGHKPAQWVYDMLTAGAKSFYKVEDGKRLYYDIPSKSYKIIPGTEGLILLNNIRETNTVWKNSDTTITDIGDGILNLEFHTKMNTIGGEVIEGINKAITLAEASYRGLVISNEGANFSAGANVGMIFMMAVEQEFDELNMVIKAFQNTMMRIRYSSVPVVIAPHQMALGGGCEMCLHADKVVAHAELYMGLVEFGVGLIPGGGGTKEFALRLSDELQEGDVELNNFRDRFLTIGQAKVSTSAYEAFEFGYLKKGRDVVVVSRERLLAEAKQQCLQMANEGYVQPIPRGDIRVLGKQALGLGYVGANSMYSGNYISEHDVKISQKLAYVLSGGDLSQPSMVSEEYLLGLEREAFLSLCTEKKTLERIQSILTGGKVLRN
- a CDS encoding heavy metal translocating P-type ATPase, which gives rise to MKKEQHKEKPIDAKQPRIDISPAKEKEEKHDHQHDENEAGHEHGGIFGKNTELIFAILSGVFLALGFGLSYIHSLPPLTSTILYAIGYFFGGFFTTKEAFEAISKGQFEIDFLMLIAAVGAAFLGQWAEGALLLFLFSFGHSLEHYAMGKATKSIAALADLAPKTAIVRRDGKESEVPIEELVLGDIIIIKPNSKISADGAVIKGESSVNQAPITGESVPVDKSPVSDPEKDYDDKSLKAENKVFAGTINGSQVLEVKVTRLAADSTLSRLVKLVNDTEAQKSPTQLFTDKLQKYYVPAVLILVVILLFAYLVIDEPFSKSFYRAMAVLVAASPCALAISTPSAVLSAIARAARSGVLIKGGGPLEQLGGLTAIAFDKTGTLTEGKPQLTGVVALGKLSEDEVLEIAIAVEKLSDHPLAAAIVKGGLERLKQKDIPSAKNLQAVTGHGVKATVGNKKIVIGNRSLFKKLSDEINKQVEKLENEGNTTMLIEQDGEIIGMIALMDVPRKEAKKTLAELKELGIKRMIMLTGDNQQVAEAVAKRIGITDAMGGLLPEDKVKAIEDLIKREKQVAMIGDGVNDAPAMAKSTVGIAMGAAGSDVALETADIALMADRLDNLPFAIGLSRQSRRVIKQNLVISLGMVAVLIPLTILGISGIGPAVIGHEGSTLVVVFNGLRLLVYQNGRK
- a CDS encoding SDR family oxidoreductase; its protein translation is MTDPTTLNDSANHNPAKSGMLRDDALKGKTIIVTGGGTGLGKAMGTYFLHLGANLVITSRKLEVLQQTASEMKAETGGKVLPIACDVRKYDEVEKMLQQAVEEFGQVDALLNNAAGNFISPTERLSANAFSTIIDIVLKGSANCSLALGKYWIREKMPGTILNIITTYAFTGSAYVVPSACAKGGVLAMTRSLAVEWGRHGIRANAIAPGPFPTKGAWERLLPGDMAQKFDFKNRVPLKRVGEHQELANLAAFLISDFSGYINGEVITIDGGEWLQGAGQFSGFEAIPDEMWDNIEKATRSA
- a CDS encoding AMP-dependent synthetase/ligase, with the protein product MEKATRLFDCMIAQAKEPKADLLNAKENGSWRSYSTEEVHTMINQLSAALLDLGVSGGDGTTEGRDKIGLISNGRPEWIITDLAVQQTGAILVPLYPNTGTKEIEQILNEAEVKYVFVSSKDLCDKVKEVHLNIPSLKAIFTFDSIESCNHWVTLLKPLKDGALQKIQQITDHIIEDDVATIIYTSGTTGRPKGVMLTHKNIMTNAMASGDILTRIPLNEKRVLSFLPLNHIFEKMCTYVYLYYGFSIYYAESMDTIGANMKEVKPSLFTAVPRLLEKVFEKIMVQGQKLTGIKRKIFFWSVRVAEAYEINNSSLWYKIKLAIADKLVYSKWRDAIGGNINAIVVGSSACPIKLEKIFTAANIVIMEGYGLTETSPVIAVNCYQKSDRKFGTVGRLLSGVQVKIAPDGEILCKGPNVMLGYYKNPDLTADVLEGGWFHTGDIGELDKDSFLKITDRKKEIFKTSGGKYVAPLPIENKMKENYFIEQMMVVGSERKFVAALIVPSYTHLNPWCKENGITFSSKNELVKDARVIKLYQSIIDNYNPEFNHVEQVKKISLLPNEWSIDSGELTPTGKMKRKVITEKYKAEIDKMYPCEVSEDPTLVN